In Chloroflexota bacterium, the DNA window CGGAGTCTTGCTGATATGGTGCCGAGGCGGTACACTCATTGAAATACTTACTGATGACACCACCCATGCAGAGACTTTCCCCAGGAGATGCCTCGGATGGGGCCGGCAAAGGCCCGGGGCGATTTCTTTCCCGCAACAAGGCTTTCATTGTCGTCTGGCTCGCTCTCCTGATCACTATGGCGGGCCTGGGCATGGTAAGCCCGCTGCTCCCCAACTTTGCTCAAGATATGGGGGCCAGTGGCATTTGGATAGCGCTTATCTTCTCCGGATATGTTTTCACCCAGGTCCCGCTCATGCCGTTCATAGGAAGGCTGTCCGACAGATACGGGAAGAAGCTCTTCCTCTGGCTTGGACTGCTCATCTATGTGATGGCTGCTGCAGGCTACTACTGGTCCCCCGGATACCGGGAGATCTTCCTCTTCCGTTTGCTTGCCGGTGTTGGTGCCGCCATGGTCGTTCCTACCGCCTATGCCTATGTTGGCGATCTGGCACCGCGCGGCCAGGAGGGGAGATACATGGGGCTGTTCAACATCGCTTTTGTAGCCGGTTTGGGTGTGGGGCCGACGATGGGTGGCCTCATCCACGACAGGTTTGGCCTGCATGCCACATTCGCCAGCATGGCCATCTTGAGCACCGCCGGGTTTCTTGTTGTCCTGTTCTTCCTGCCGGGCCGGGGGTCGTCCCGTCAAGGCGGGCAACATGATGAGCCCGGCGCTTCCTTCGCTTCTATGCTGAGAGATGGGACAATGCGGGGAATCATTGTGCTTCAACTCGTGCAGGGATTGGCCTATGGTGCCGTGGCCACATTCCTGCCGATCTTCATGACCGATGTGAGGGGTACGAGTATTGCTGCGGTAGGCGTAGTGCTGTCCGCCCGATACGTACTCAACGGATCACTGGCCTATCCTTTTGGCTGGCTGGCCGACCGGATGAACCGGGTCTTTCTGGTCACGCTGGGTGTAGCGGTGATGGCTACAGGCATTTTCTTTGTCCCCTGGGTTGGCGGCTTTATTCCTATCTTGTGCCTTTTCATAGTCCTGGGGATATTTGAAACTGTTGCCTTGCCAGCGGGCAATGCAATCACGGTGGAAAGAGGCCGGAGTCTGGGGATGGGGGCAGTCATGGGGGTATTCAACATGGCCAATTCGTCGGCTGTCGTCGTTGGTTCGATGGGTGGGGCGCTGATTGAGAGCTCTTTTGGGGTAGACTGGGTATTCCGCTGCGTCGCTGCAGCCAGTCTGGCAGGCATGGTGGTATTCAACGTGTTTATGCGGAGGTTGTCCCGCTAGGGAATCCGATATACGGCCGCTCGTGGTGGTGCTTCCGTGTCAACTCATTTAAGAAGGTAACCCAACGGTGGCCTGTTGAATCATGAAAGATGTCACCATACGGGGGTCCAGCTTTCTGTGGGTATCAACTCCTGATGTCCGGTTTTTGGTTTCGTAGGCTTGGAGGAGGCTGTTG includes these proteins:
- a CDS encoding MFS transporter translates to MKYLLMTPPMQRLSPGDASDGAGKGPGRFLSRNKAFIVVWLALLITMAGLGMVSPLLPNFAQDMGASGIWIALIFSGYVFTQVPLMPFIGRLSDRYGKKLFLWLGLLIYVMAAAGYYWSPGYREIFLFRLLAGVGAAMVVPTAYAYVGDLAPRGQEGRYMGLFNIAFVAGLGVGPTMGGLIHDRFGLHATFASMAILSTAGFLVVLFFLPGRGSSRQGGQHDEPGASFASMLRDGTMRGIIVLQLVQGLAYGAVATFLPIFMTDVRGTSIAAVGVVLSARYVLNGSLAYPFGWLADRMNRVFLVTLGVAVMATGIFFVPWVGGFIPILCLFIVLGIFETVALPAGNAITVERGRSLGMGAVMGVFNMANSSAVVVGSMGGALIESSFGVDWVFRCVAAASLAGMVVFNVFMRRLSR